A stretch of DNA from Nonlabens ponticola:
CTACAAAGTAACCAACGCCATGGCAGTCTATGACTACATCGGTCAGGTTCTTCTCAATCAGCTGGCCTTGAATCTGGGCTATCATTTAACAGGAAATTCTGAATCGCTCAAAAGTAACGAAATATCTACAACAACAGCGTATGCCTTTAAAGATGGGCTGTTAAAAAACAACGGCGATTTTTTAAATCACCGTTTTATCATTTTTTTGAGCATTTTGAGCTGCTTTCTTCTCCTTTTGCTGTGCATCGATAACGGCAACGGCAGCCATATTCACAATCTCGTCCACACTAGCACCCAATTGTAATATGTGTACCGGCTTTTGCATACCCATCATGATAGGACCTATGGAGTCGATGCCGCGCAATTCCTTAAGTAATTTATACGTAGAGTTACCGCTCTCAAGATTAGGGAATACCAGCACGTTCACTTTCTTACCAGCAAGCTTTGAGAAAGGGAATTTAGTTTCTAACAGTTTTGAATTCAAGGCAAAATCTGTCTGGATCTCACCATCAACAACGATACTAGGATAATACTGGTGTAGGTATTTGACTGCATCTGTCACCTTGCTAGCGTTGGGATGCTTGCTGGAACCGAAGTTGGCGTAAGAAATCATCGCAATGTTGGGATCAATACCAAACATTTGTGCCGTTCTTCCTGTCATTTGAGCAATTTTGGCCAGAGCCATAGCGTCTGGATCAATATTGATCGAGGTATCAGATATAAATAGTGGACCACGATCAGTCACCATTAAATTGGTTGTTGCTATTTTCTCGACACCTGGCGCCATGCCTATAATCTCCATCATGGGACGTACAGATCTTGGGTAGGATTGTGCCACACCAGTAATCAAACAGTCTGCATCACCTACCTTGACCATCATGGCGGCAAAATAGTTACGTTGTCTCAACGTCTTGCCTGCATCAAACTCAGTCACTCCTTTACGACTGCGCAACTTCCAGAACTCGTCTGCATAACGATCGCGACGCGCTTTCTCATCATCAGACTTTGGATCGATGATCAAGCAAGGCTGGTCAAATTCCAGCTCCTGCATTAATTCCTCGATGACATCTTTTCTACCTAGAAGTATAGGAGTTCCTATACCTTCTTCCAGCACAATTTGTGCTGCCTTAAGAACGTCAAGGTTATCAGCCTCTGCAAACACAATGCGTTTAGGGTTGATACGAGCACGATTCAAGATCAATCGCACCAGTTTGTTATCAGATCCCATGCGAGAAAGCAGTTGCTCCTCATATTTTTCCCAATCTGTGATTGGGTCCTGCGCTACGCCACTTTCCATCGCAGCTCGAGCTACTGCTGGTGGTATGGTTGCGATCAATCTAGGATCAAATGGTTTAGGGATGATATAATCTCTACCAAAGGTGAGCTTCAATTCACCGTAAGCTATGTTTACTTGTTCTGGTACAGGTTCTTTGGCAAGTTGGGCAATAGCTTTGGTTGCCGCCATCTTCATCTCTTCATTGATCTTGGTCGCGCGCACATCCATCGCACCTCTAAAGATGAATGGGAAGCCCAACACATTATTTACCTGATTAGGATGATCACTACGACCCGTTGCCATGATGATATCCTCACGTGCTGCCATGGCGAGATCATAATCAATCTCTGGCGTTGGATTTGCCATTGCAAAAACGATAGGATTATCATTCATGCTCTTAATCATTTCCTGCGAGACGATGTTACCAGCTGATAGTCCCAGGAACACATCGCTGCCCTTCATGGCGTCTGCCATACTCATAGCAGAATTTGTAGATGCAAATTGCATTTGCATCTCGCCTAGATCCGTTCGTGATGTAGTGATCAATCCATCGATGTCATACATCATGATGTTTTCCCTGCGCGCACCTAACTTTACATACAAAGAAGTACAGGAAATCGCGGCACTACCAGCGCCAGATATCACGATACGTACATCTTCTATTTTCTTTTCTGCTAGCTCTAACGCATTGAGCAACGCCGCACTGGAAATAATCGCGGTACCGTGCTGGTCATCGTGCATCACTGGAATATCAAGCTCTTCTTTAAGCCTGCGCTCAATTTCAAAAGCTTCTGGCGCCTTGATGTCCTCAAGATTAATCCCGCCAAAAGTTGGAGCAATATTCTTGACCGTGGCAATGAACTCCTCTACATCCTTAGTATCTACCTCAATGTCAAAACAATCAAGATCTGCAAAAATCTTGAAGAGCAAGCCTTTTCCTTCCATTACTGGCTTGCTTGCTTCTGGGCCTATATCTCCTAATCCTAGAACAGCTGTACCGTTAGAAATTACGGCAACAAGATTTCCTTTGGTTGTGTACTTGTAAACGTTTGACTTATCCTTGGCTATTTCCAGGCAAGGTTCTGCAACGCCTGGACTGTAGGCTAGCGAAAGGTCTCGCTGGCTGCTATATTTTTTGGTAGGGACAACTTTTATCTTTCCTGGAGTCGGTTTTGCGTGGTAAACTAAGGCTTCCCGACGTTTGCTAGGTTTGCTCATAAAGTGCTTTTTTAGGGCAGCATCAAAGGTAAGTTTTTATGATGTAGTCAGCGAGTGGTGAATATGAACTTGAATTTGAAACTGAAAGTGAATGTTCCTTATATCAGGTAGCTGACTTTACATTCTGCAGTTCTACTCTATTTGATCTTGTAAGAATGAACATTATGATTACGCTTTCGCGCCTGCCTGCCGGTCAGGCAGGAAAGCGTGATAGTTCAAAATTTACTGCAACTATCTAGACTTAAAGACGACTTGAGCATTTTTAGGTCGCAGTGTGATTAGCGGATGGTATTCGATCGTATCTCCTACTGGTTCCAGCTTGTATTTAATTAAGATATTCTTGATGACGAGCATCATTTCAAACATGGCAAAATTATTCCCGATGCACATTCTGGGTCCAGCGCCAAATGGAAAGTATTGATCGCTGTAACTTTTACGTTTATCAGCATCAAAGCGTTGCGGCACAAAATCATCCGGGCTGTCCCATAAATCTTTCCTGCGATGCATTTCATAAAATGAAATGAGCCAGATGCTATCTTTCTTAAGTTCAATATCGCCACAGACATCATCGTCAACAGCCACACGATCAGTCACGTAGGCTGGTGGATATAAGCGCATGGTTTCTTCCAGTACTCGTTTTATGTGATCAAGTTCTTTCATTTGCGTCATCAAGTCCGGCGTGCTTACCTGTGATGCCTGGTCACGCGCTAATGCAGCTTCATCGGGATGATGAGCGAGCAGTTGCGTGGCAAATGTGAGGACATTTGCTGTGGTCTCATGACCAGCAATGAACAGCACTAGTATCTCGTCAATAAGCTGGCGATCACTCATGTGTGTACCGTCCTCATAGGTAGATTGCAACAGCATATCCAATAGATCGCCGTACTCTTTTTGCTCTTTCCTGCGCTGGTCAATAATATCTTGTAAGATCTCGCGTGCCTCATCAATCAATTTGAGATGATAAGCGACGCTGCTGTTTCCAGATAACCACTGGCGATCATAGTACCACATAAGAAATGGCAACCGCAGTTCTTTAATGAGCATTTTTTGAGCTTGCTCTGTAATGTGCTGCAAGCGATTGATGCGCTCATCCATATCTTCAAGATAAAACAGACTTTTTGCCACAACCTTAAATGCTAAATCGCTGAATATCTCATGAATATCTACCTCTATGTCAGGCTTGATGCGATCTAATTCTTTTAGGATTACTTTATTCATGGAATCCATGAGCGTGGCAAGCTGCTTTTTGTAAAAGGCTGGCTGGACGAGCTTTCTATTCTTACGCCAGTTCTCGCCATTTGCCGTGAGCAATCCATGACCTATGTATTTACCTAGATCGTCTGTTTGTAAACTGGATTTATGGTAATTACGCTGGTTTTTCTGCAGGATATGCTGTGTCAGTGTAGTATCACAGGTAAAGTGAATTACCAATCCTGGCTTAGGACTTATTTTAAATGTGTGACCGTATCGTTGGAAATTCTCTCGATGAAACGGCAATGGATCCTTGTATATCTGTGCTGACTTTGAGAGAAAACGAAAAGCAGAAACTTTGTCAATCTTGCGCATATCTAACTTTGGTCGAAAAGTCCACCAGTTCTTGCACTAGGCACGCGATCTAGATGTTTGTAGGCAAGCTCTGTTACCTCACGACCACGTGGTGTTCTTATGATAAATCCTTGTTGGATCAAGAATGGCTCGTAAACCTCTTCAATAGTCTCCGCACTTTCTGACACGGCGGTCGACAAGGTGGTTATTCCTACAGGGCCGCCTTTAAATTTATCAATGATAGTGGTGAGGATTTTGTTATCCATCTCGTCCAGACCATGAGCGTCCACATTAAGCGCTTTGAGAGAAAATTGTGATATATCCAGATCGATGGTTCCGTTTCCTTTAATCTGCGCAAAATCTCGCACACGGCGTAATAAAGCATTTGCGATACGCGGTGTACCGCGACTGCGTCCAGCGATCTCAATGGCGGCATTTGATTCTATGTCGACATTCAGAATTTCAGAACTGCGCGTGACAATCGTTGATAATAACTCTGTAGTGTAATACTGCAATCGTGATGAAATTCCAAATCTTGCTCGCATAGGCGCAGTAAGCAAACCGCTTCTCGTCGTAGCACCTATCAGCGTGAATGGTGCTAAATTAATTTGTACGGTGCGCGCATTGGGACCAGTCTCGATCATGATATCGATCTTATAATCTTCCATCGCGCTGTACAGATATTCTTCTACTATTGGACTCAATCTATGAATCTCGTCAATGAACAATACATCACGCTCGTCTAGATTTGTAAGTAACCCAGCGAGATCACCCGGTTTGTCAAGTACAGGACCGCTGGTAACTTTGATACCTACACCTAGCTCTGCCGCCAGGATGTGAGCCAGTGTGGTTTTACCTAGTCCTGGTGGACCATGGAAGAGTGTGTGATCTAAGGCTTCACCGCGCTGGTTTGCGGCCTGAACAAAGATTTTTAAGTTCTCTAATATCTGATCTTGACCTGCAAAATCATCAAATGATAAGGGACGCAATGCTCTTTCAATGTCTTGATCTTCGGGTGTAAATTGATCTCCTGTCGCATCCAGATTTTCATTCATGTTTCAAAGATAATCGATAGGTTGATGTTATTAAATAGGTTGATGTTTTTGACTAGTTAGCTTTCGCGAAAGCAAAATTACCGCCTTCATCACTGCAAATTATAGAGATTTTAAGTAAAACCTAAACGGTGTCGTTTATCTTAAAACAAAAACATGAAACCTACACAACAAGTACCTAGCTTGCATCTTGATTTGATCAATGACACGCAGTGGTCGATGGAAAAGCAAGATCCCGAAAAATACAGTTTACTCGTTTTCTACCGTGGATATCACTGTCCAGTATGTAAAAAACAGTTGGAATCTCTCAAGGATCACCTGCAGGAATTCATTGATCGCGGCGTGAACGTTATAGGAATATCGATGGACACTGAAGAACGGGCTAAGAAAACAGGAGACGAATGGGCTATTGAAAGTATACCCATAGGATTTGAGCTGAGCGAGGAAAAAGCACGAGAATGGGGTCTGTATTTGTCTAAAGGCATCAGCGATAAGGAACCTGATCTGTTCTCTGAGCCTGCGATGTTCCTGATCAAGAAGGATGGTACGTTATTCTTCTCGTCCGTACAGAGTATGCCTTTTGCAAGGCCTGCATTTAAAGATCTGTTGAACGCAATTGACTACGTTGAGAAAAATGATTATCCTGCACGTGGTGAAGCGTAGCGGTTGACAGTTGACAGTTGACAGTTGACTAAGCTTTGTCATTGATATAACACGTTCTATTTTAGAAGTACTTACTTCTGAACAAAGAGCATGAGAAGCTTAATTAACGGGATTCAAGGTCAACCAATTTTTACGAATAAAAAATGCAGCCAGTTGGCTGCATTTTTTTGGGTAGTAATATTAAGTCTTAATGATTCATTTCCTCTTCATCTTCCTGCAGAGGAATGTGTTGCGGTACATAATCCTGTCCTGCGATTACGTACTCTTCATTTTCATTGAGCTTACTGTAATCATAAGGCCATCTGTGAACAGTAGGTATGGCGCCAGCCCAGTTACCGTGAATGTGCTTATCGCCTGTAGTCCACTCTAGTGTATTAGACTTCCATGGATTAGCTGGAGCTTTCTTACCGTAAAATATACTCTTTACAAAATTGTACGCGAATAATAACTGCGCACCAGCGGTAAAGATTGCAAAGTAAGTAATCAAGCTATTAGTATCTGCTAGATCATCAAAGTATGGGAAGTTGGTGTTAGTATAGTAACGTCTAGGTAAACCAGCCATACCAACGAAGTGCATCGGGAAGAATACACCGTAAGCTCCAATTGCTGTCAACCAGAAGTGAGCGTACCCCAAGTTCTTATTCATCATGCGGTTAAACATCTTAGGGAACCAGTGGTAGACTCCAGCAAACAGACCGTAGAGCGCCGATATACCCATCACTAGGTGAAAGTGGGCAACTACAAAATAAGTATCGTGAACATTGATATCAAGAGTACTATCACCCAGAATGATACCTGTCAAACCACCGGTGATGAATGTAGATACCAATCCAATGGAAAACAGCATCGCGGGATTCATTTGTAGATTACCTTTCCATAAGGTAGTAATGTAATTGAACGCTTTTACACCAGAAGGTATCGCAATCAGTAGCGTTGTAAAGGTAAATACAGATCCCAGAAATGGATTCATACCAGAGATAAACATGTGGTGACCCCATACAATCGTTGACAAGAAAGCAATTGCTAAAATGGAAGCTACCATTGCACGATAACCAAAAATAGGCTTACGTGAATTTGTTGCAATAATCTCTGAAGTGATACCGAGTGCTGGTAATAAAACGATATAAACCTCTGGGTGACCTAGGAACCAGAATAAGTGTTCAAATAATACGGGAGAACCACCTTGATTAGCTAGTACTTCACCACTAATGTAGATGTCTGACAAGAAGAATGAAGTACCAAAACTTCTATCCATGATCAACAGAAGTGCTGCTGCAAATAATACAGGGAACGACACAATACCGATAATAGCGGTTACAAAGAAGGCCCATATCGTCAATGGCAATCTGGTCATGGACATACCACGTGTTCTCAAATTAATCACTGTTACTACATAGTTCAAAGAACCTAGTAGTGATGATGCGATAAAAATCGCCATCGAGACTAACCATAATGTCATACCCATTCCAGAACCACCAATGGCTTCTGGCAAGGCACTCAATGGTGGATAAATCGTCCAACCTGCCGATGCCGGCCCTAGTTCCACAAATAATGAACTAATCATTATTACAGATGAAATAAAGAATAACCAATAAGAAACCATGTTCAAAAATCCTGATGCCATATCTCTTGCACCAATTTGAAGCGGAATCAAAAAGTTTGAGAACGTACCACTCAATCCTGCGGTAAGAACGAAAAATACCATAATAGTACCGTGGATAGTAACCAAAGCTAAATAAATAGCTGGATCCATAACACCATCTGGCGCCCATTTACCTAATAAGGCTTCAAAGATCACACTTGGCTCTTCTGGGTTTGCCAACTGCATTCTCATAAGTAACGACATTGCGATACCAATCACACCCATGATAAGACCAGTAATAAGGTATTGCTTAGCAATCATCTTATGGTCTTGAGAAAACAGATATTTAGTTACCCAAGTCTCTTTGTGGTGGTGATGTCCATCTTCATGTCCATGATCATCAGTATGTGCAACTGCGACAGCTTGTCCCATAATATTAATTTTCGTTACTAGCCATTGTGGCTAATGTTTCTTCAAATCTAGTTTGAGTAGCAGACCACTCATTAAATTCCTCTTCAGTCTCTACAATCATTACCGCTTGCATATTGTAGTGTGTAGCACCACATATCTTATTACAAAGCAGGTAATATTCAAAATCATAAGGATCTAATGGTACGTCGCCGTTTGCCAATGCTTCCTTACTTTTTTCAGTACGAATTTTATTTATTTTCTTGACCTTTTCAGTCATGAACTCAGTGTTCTTATAATCCTCAGAAGTTACCGTTGGTGTAAACTTAAATTGAGTCACCATTCCGGGAACTACATTCATTTGAGCTCTAAAGTGTGGCATGTAAGCCGAGTGCAATACATCTTGACTTCTAAATTTGAATAATACTGGTCGATCTACTGGTAAGTGAAGCTCGTTAGTCACAAAATCATCCATACCATCAGCGTCTGTAGGATCAATACCCAATTCATTTACACCTTCTTTAAAACGGACGTTAGCGTCACCTAATGTATTATCATCACCGCTGTACCTAAATCTCCAGTCAAACTGATAGGCATACACCTCGATAATCAAGGGATCATCATCTGTACTAGCGTCCATGATGTCATTCCATGAGAAAAGACCCCAAAGGATAAGACCAGACAGTACAACAACTGGTATAGCGGTCCATATGAATTCAAGGCGATCGTTGTCTGCATAGAAAAGTGCTCTAGCACCTTTTTTACCGTGGTACTTATAAGAGAACCAGTGTAATAATCCTTGAGTAAACACTTGAGTTACCATGATCACTACTGTGGTTAATAGTAATAGATTATCATATTCGGCACCATGATCAGATGCTGCATCTGGCAAAAAGTAATCTTGATAAGCAACGAAACATGCGATCATCATGATATACATAGCGATCACAAATATGAGCATGGCTTGACCATTCCACTTGTTATCAGTGTCGTTTGCGACTTCACTTAATTCTGTATCAGGCTCAGGTGCTTTACCTAGCTTGATAATTTTAGAGATCTGCCACGCAGAAATTGCAAGAAGGGCTGCAACTAGTATGATTAGAAATGCTGTCATTACAGTGTTTTTCTATATAATTTTAATAATGAAAATGCTTACTCTCGTCTAGGTATGGATCACCTTTGGCTAATAGTGGAGCCTTTGAAATAGTATGGAAAACATATAGCAAGAACACTCCAGCAAAGAACATAAATGCACCTATTTCTGGGAAACCAATAAACCATGACTCACCTACGGTTGCTGGACTCACCATAACGAATATATCTAGGTAGTGTCCTATGACGATAAATAATCCAGCGGTAACTACAAACCAATTAACACGCTTGAAATCTGAATTCATAAGAATTAGCAATGGGAATAAGAAGTTGATCGCTACCATACCAAAGAACAGTAAGTTGTAATCTTCAATTCTTGTCACAAAATAAGTTACTTCTTCCGGGATATTTGAATACCAAATCAACATGAATTGCGAGAACCATAAGTAGGTCCAGAAAATACTGATACCAAACATGAATTTTGCTAAATCATGTATATGTGAATCGTTCACAAACTCTAAATAACCTTTTGATTTCAAGAAAATCGTTACTAAAGCTATAGTCGTAATTCCTGTCACAAACATACTAGCAAAAACGTACCATCCAAATAAAGTTGAGAACCAGTGTGGATCAAAACTCATGATCCAGTCCCATGCCATGATAGACTCAGTCACGATAAAGAATACTAGGAACATAGCACTGTGCTTGAATCCTTTCTTATACCATTTGATGTCACCTTTTTCAGCATCATCTTGTTTGAGTCCGAACTTTCTAATGTTCCATCTATAGATATTCCAACCTACTAGAAAGATACCAGCACGAATTAACCAAAACGGCACATTCAAGAAACCAGTCTTACCAGCGATGATAGCATCATAGGCTTCACTTGATGGATCATCAACACCAGCTTCCATCCAAGTGAATAGGTGATTTAAATGCAATCCCGAACACAATAAAATGATGAACATTAAGATACCACCAGGAAGTATATAACTGCTGATACCTTCCATGACTCTAAATAGTACCGGAGACCAACCTGCTTGAGCTACTTTTTGAATCGCGTAAAAAGCAAGTACACCTAATCCGATCATGAAGAAAAAGAAGCCAGCAATATAAATTGCCGCCCATGGTCTGTTTTGTAATTGATGATATACATGCTCTGCATGTGATCCTGAATGATCCTCAGCTTCGTGGGGTGTAGTGGTATGCGCGTCCTCAGGATGATCAACACTATTATCTGTAACGTATCCAGTCTCCTTGTGAACATTCTCGTCGCTTGTAGCACTATGATCATCATCGACATGAGAACTTCCATGTGCATCATGATCTGCAAGCATTTGCTCAACCTCTTGTTCTGATCCAGGAACGTTGAGGAAACCTATGACGGTAAAAGCAGCACCTACCAGCATCAGAATGACGGCAAATACTTTTAGTTTGGTAGTAAGAGTGTACATATATTCTTCTATATCTGTCTAGCGCGAGGCGCTATTCTATAATCTCTAATTATTGTCAATGTTAGCGTCAGATTCTACATCTGCTGGCTCGTCATCCTGTAAGGCTGGCGATAGCTCAGTGGCACCACCATCTACAGCATCATCATCGTCAGAAGCATCATCACCATTTACTGCTGGAGTCAATGTTTCCATTAATGTATCCTGCTGCACTGGTTTTCTTTCTTCTTTAAGAAGATCTGCTCTTAAGGCTTCTACATAGTGTGTGATTTCCCATCGCTCTTCAATACTTGTTTGACTTGCATAAGATCCCATGGTATTGATACCATAGTACAACACGTGATAGATGGAACCTTCAGTCAAAGGACGTGCATCATAACTAGGCACGCCTAGGATTTTCTCAGTTTCTACCAGATGACCTACTCCATTACCATTTTTACCGTGACAAATTGCACAATATAAATTGTAAAGAACCTGACCGTTAGTCAAATGCTCTTCAGTTAATGGTACTGGGTTCTTTAAGTTCGCTTTCGCGGAAGCGTAGCCCTCATTATCATCATTATAATCATACGGCATCCATCCTCGAGAGACGGTTCCCTCAACAGGTTTTTGAGCTTCTACATTGCCAGGAAAAACGTCACCTTCCGAATAAGTCGAGTAGCCAACATCTTCATACATATTAGGAAAGTACTGCGAGCTGCGGTTAGATTTTGCGTTTACCGACTTTTCTGCCTCTCTACCACCACAAGAAGCGATGATGAAACTAGCACAAGCCAATAATGCGATTTTAAAATATGTCCTCATTAGTGATCTTCGTTATCGATTAATACTAGTTCTACTGCGCCAGTATCGTACAAAAATTTGGTGATGGATTCAATGTCCTCGCCGTGAGCATCAACTT
This window harbors:
- a CDS encoding cytochrome P450; protein product: MRKIDKVSAFRFLSKSAQIYKDPLPFHRENFQRYGHTFKISPKPGLVIHFTCDTTLTQHILQKNQRNYHKSSLQTDDLGKYIGHGLLTANGENWRKNRKLVQPAFYKKQLATLMDSMNKVILKELDRIKPDIEVDIHEIFSDLAFKVVAKSLFYLEDMDERINRLQHITEQAQKMLIKELRLPFLMWYYDRQWLSGNSSVAYHLKLIDEAREILQDIIDQRRKEQKEYGDLLDMLLQSTYEDGTHMSDRQLIDEILVLFIAGHETTANVLTFATQLLAHHPDEAALARDQASQVSTPDLMTQMKELDHIKRVLEETMRLYPPAYVTDRVAVDDDVCGDIELKKDSIWLISFYEMHRRKDLWDSPDDFVPQRFDADKRKSYSDQYFPFGAGPRMCIGNNFAMFEMMLVIKNILIKYKLEPVGDTIEYHPLITLRPKNAQVVFKSR
- a CDS encoding cytochrome c oxidase subunit II, encoding MTAFLIILVAALLAISAWQISKIIKLGKAPEPDTELSEVANDTDNKWNGQAMLIFVIAMYIMMIACFVAYQDYFLPDAASDHGAEYDNLLLLTTVVIMVTQVFTQGLLHWFSYKYHGKKGARALFYADNDRLEFIWTAIPVVVLSGLILWGLFSWNDIMDASTDDDPLIIEVYAYQFDWRFRYSGDDNTLGDANVRFKEGVNELGIDPTDADGMDDFVTNELHLPVDRPVLFKFRSQDVLHSAYMPHFRAQMNVVPGMVTQFKFTPTVTSEDYKNTEFMTEKVKKINKIRTEKSKEALANGDVPLDPYDFEYYLLCNKICGATHYNMQAVMIVETEEEFNEWSATQTRFEETLATMASNEN
- the ruvB gene encoding Holliday junction branch migration DNA helicase RuvB, with protein sequence MNENLDATGDQFTPEDQDIERALRPLSFDDFAGQDQILENLKIFVQAANQRGEALDHTLFHGPPGLGKTTLAHILAAELGVGIKVTSGPVLDKPGDLAGLLTNLDERDVLFIDEIHRLSPIVEEYLYSAMEDYKIDIMIETGPNARTVQINLAPFTLIGATTRSGLLTAPMRARFGISSRLQYYTTELLSTIVTRSSEILNVDIESNAAIEIAGRSRGTPRIANALLRRVRDFAQIKGNGTIDLDISQFSLKALNVDAHGLDEMDNKILTTIIDKFKGGPVGITTLSTAVSESAETIEEVYEPFLIQQGFIIRTPRGREVTELAYKHLDRVPSARTGGLFDQS
- a CDS encoding quinol:cytochrome C oxidoreductase, with the protein product MYTLTTKLKVFAVILMLVGAAFTVIGFLNVPGSEQEVEQMLADHDAHGSSHVDDDHSATSDENVHKETGYVTDNSVDHPEDAHTTTPHEAEDHSGSHAEHVYHQLQNRPWAAIYIAGFFFFMIGLGVLAFYAIQKVAQAGWSPVLFRVMEGISSYILPGGILMFIILLCSGLHLNHLFTWMEAGVDDPSSEAYDAIIAGKTGFLNVPFWLIRAGIFLVGWNIYRWNIRKFGLKQDDAEKGDIKWYKKGFKHSAMFLVFFIVTESIMAWDWIMSFDPHWFSTLFGWYVFASMFVTGITTIALVTIFLKSKGYLEFVNDSHIHDLAKFMFGISIFWTYLWFSQFMLIWYSNIPEEVTYFVTRIEDYNLLFFGMVAINFLFPLLILMNSDFKRVNWFVVTAGLFIVIGHYLDIFVMVSPATVGESWFIGFPEIGAFMFFAGVFLLYVFHTISKAPLLAKGDPYLDESKHFHY
- a CDS encoding NADP-dependent malic enzyme — translated: MSKPSKRREALVYHAKPTPGKIKVVPTKKYSSQRDLSLAYSPGVAEPCLEIAKDKSNVYKYTTKGNLVAVISNGTAVLGLGDIGPEASKPVMEGKGLLFKIFADLDCFDIEVDTKDVEEFIATVKNIAPTFGGINLEDIKAPEAFEIERRLKEELDIPVMHDDQHGTAIISSAALLNALELAEKKIEDVRIVISGAGSAAISCTSLYVKLGARRENIMMYDIDGLITTSRTDLGEMQMQFASTNSAMSMADAMKGSDVFLGLSAGNIVSQEMIKSMNDNPIVFAMANPTPEIDYDLAMAAREDIIMATGRSDHPNQVNNVLGFPFIFRGAMDVRATKINEEMKMAATKAIAQLAKEPVPEQVNIAYGELKLTFGRDYIIPKPFDPRLIATIPPAVARAAMESGVAQDPITDWEKYEEQLLSRMGSDNKLVRLILNRARINPKRIVFAEADNLDVLKAAQIVLEEGIGTPILLGRKDVIEELMQELEFDQPCLIIDPKSDDEKARRDRYADEFWKLRSRKGVTEFDAGKTLRQRNYFAAMMVKVGDADCLITGVAQSYPRSVRPMMEIIGMAPGVEKIATTNLMVTDRGPLFISDTSINIDPDAMALAKIAQMTGRTAQMFGIDPNIAMISYANFGSSKHPNASKVTDAVKYLHQYYPSIVVDGEIQTDFALNSKLLETKFPFSKLAGKKVNVLVFPNLESGNSTYKLLKELRGIDSIGPIMMGMQKPVHILQLGASVDEIVNMAAVAVIDAQQKEKKAAQNAQKNDKTVI
- a CDS encoding peroxiredoxin-like family protein, which gives rise to MKPTQQVPSLHLDLINDTQWSMEKQDPEKYSLLVFYRGYHCPVCKKQLESLKDHLQEFIDRGVNVIGISMDTEERAKKTGDEWAIESIPIGFELSEEKAREWGLYLSKGISDKEPDLFSEPAMFLIKKDGTLFFSSVQSMPFARPAFKDLLNAIDYVEKNDYPARGEA
- a CDS encoding c-type cytochrome, whose amino-acid sequence is MRTYFKIALLACASFIIASCGGREAEKSVNAKSNRSSQYFPNMYEDVGYSTYSEGDVFPGNVEAQKPVEGTVSRGWMPYDYNDDNEGYASAKANLKNPVPLTEEHLTNGQVLYNLYCAICHGKNGNGVGHLVETEKILGVPSYDARPLTEGSIYHVLYYGINTMGSYASQTSIEERWEITHYVEALRADLLKEERKPVQQDTLMETLTPAVNGDDASDDDDAVDGGATELSPALQDDEPADVESDANIDNN
- a CDS encoding cytochrome c oxidase subunit I yields the protein MGQAVAVAHTDDHGHEDGHHHHKETWVTKYLFSQDHKMIAKQYLITGLIMGVIGIAMSLLMRMQLANPEEPSVIFEALLGKWAPDGVMDPAIYLALVTIHGTIMVFFVLTAGLSGTFSNFLIPLQIGARDMASGFLNMVSYWLFFISSVIMISSLFVELGPASAGWTIYPPLSALPEAIGGSGMGMTLWLVSMAIFIASSLLGSLNYVVTVINLRTRGMSMTRLPLTIWAFFVTAIIGIVSFPVLFAAALLLIMDRSFGTSFFLSDIYISGEVLANQGGSPVLFEHLFWFLGHPEVYIVLLPALGITSEIIATNSRKPIFGYRAMVASILAIAFLSTIVWGHHMFISGMNPFLGSVFTFTTLLIAIPSGVKAFNYITTLWKGNLQMNPAMLFSIGLVSTFITGGLTGIILGDSTLDINVHDTYFVVAHFHLVMGISALYGLFAGVYHWFPKMFNRMMNKNLGYAHFWLTAIGAYGVFFPMHFVGMAGLPRRYYTNTNFPYFDDLADTNSLITYFAIFTAGAQLLFAYNFVKSIFYGKKAPANPWKSNTLEWTTGDKHIHGNWAGAIPTVHRWPYDYSKLNENEEYVIAGQDYVPQHIPLQEDEEEMNH